The following nucleotide sequence is from Deltaproteobacteria bacterium.
AAGGACTTTTTGCGAAAGCGTCAGTATTTTCCGGGAAAATTTGGTTTACGTTTCTCCTTCTGGGCAAGAATGCCCTCACGTGCATCAGCACTCCCGAATATCGGTAAACCGATCTCGATTTCTTTCCTGAAGGCTTCTGCATAAGACATATCCCGGGTTTCCCGGAAGCATTGAATTATTCCTTGAACTGCAAGGGGACCATTGCCGGCAATTTTGTCCGCCATATCCATAGCCTTCTTCATCAGGTCATCCTGTGATGGCACCACATGGTTGATAAAACCCCACTCACACAAAGTCCTTGCACGGAAATTCCCTGATGTAAGAAGGATTTCGAGTGCCCTGCAGGGTGTCAAAATGTGAGGCAGATAAACGTTCGAACCACCAACCGGCATGATCCCCAGACTAGCTTCCCTCATTTGAAAAACTGCATTTTCCGAGGCGATCCTGAGATCAGCACCCATCACCATCTCAAACCCTCCCGTCAGGCAATAACCGTTAATGGCCGCAATTACCGGCTTTTTTACAATGTTGGGTTTCAGCATGGCTTCCCCCACATGCGGTCCCACCTGTATCAGCCATCGTTCTGCAT
It contains:
- a CDS encoding enoyl-CoA hydratase-related protein, which gives rise to MGLVYEKEGHIAKVGLNRLEEKNALDPGILMDLHRAWTDVNQDEKMRVVILYSCLPEIFCSGMDLKTAIPVLTKAREPENDAERWLIQVGPHVGEAMLKPNIVKKPVIAAINGYCLTGGFEMVMGADLRIASENAVFQMREASLGIMPVGGSNVYLPHILTPCRALEILLTSGNFRARTLCEWGFINHVVPSQDDLMKKAMDMADKIAGNGPLAVQGIIQCFRETRDMSYAEAFRKEIEIGLPIFGSADAREGILAQKEKRKPNFPGKY